One region of Thiomonas intermedia genomic DNA includes:
- a CDS encoding tetratricopeptide repeat protein: MSTVPSKFLAALFVTFALSLSAAQAATLDQATALLDAGHLTQADHVMAQVLADQPHSARAHYLEARLLAAEGKWPLAEQELELARRLDPTLSFAPEAQSQALANEVLQHRWKNPAGFAGYGQAALAALFVLISGYLVFGVMRNRRRLPSEEK, translated from the coding sequence ATGTCAACCGTCCCATCAAAGTTTCTCGCCGCCCTGTTCGTGACCTTCGCGCTGAGCTTGAGCGCCGCGCAGGCCGCGACGCTCGATCAGGCGACTGCCTTGTTGGATGCGGGCCATCTGACGCAGGCCGATCACGTCATGGCGCAGGTGCTGGCGGATCAGCCCCATTCGGCGCGGGCGCATTATCTGGAGGCGCGTCTGCTGGCTGCAGAGGGCAAGTGGCCCCTCGCCGAACAGGAGCTGGAGCTGGCGCGGCGTCTCGATCCCACCTTGAGCTTCGCGCCCGAGGCGCAGTCGCAGGCGCTGGCCAACGAGGTGCTGCAACACCGGTGGAAAAACCCCGCCGGGTTTGCGGGCTACGGGCAGGCCGCGCTGGCGGCGCTGTTCGTGCTGATTTCGGGCTATCTGGTCTTCGGGGTGATGCGCAACCGGCGGCGACTGCCCAGCGAAGAAAAATAA
- a CDS encoding DUF1398 domain-containing protein: protein MNEQARTVIQATFDASNQGTIAFGEVIRQLTGVEVESYHVDYRAGRATYVLPEGDPLDLAFERPARPIAPALDGDALRNTILAAQQGKVMYPEFKRLSQAAGCIGYTVWLAGRQVTYYGRKGETHIERFPD, encoded by the coding sequence ATGAACGAACAGGCCCGCACAGTCATCCAAGCTACCTTCGACGCTTCCAACCAGGGAACGATCGCCTTCGGCGAGGTGATCCGACAGCTCACGGGCGTAGAGGTCGAGTCGTATCACGTCGACTACCGCGCCGGGCGCGCCACCTATGTCCTGCCGGAAGGCGACCCGCTGGACCTGGCCTTTGAACGACCTGCCCGCCCCATTGCGCCAGCTCTCGACGGCGACGCCCTACGGAACACCATTCTGGCAGCCCAGCAAGGCAAGGTGATGTATCCCGAATTCAAGCGCCTCTCACAGGCCGCGGGTTGCATCGGCTATACGGTCTGGCTCGCAGGCCGACAGGTCACCTACTACGGACGCAAGGGCGAAACGCATATCGAGCGCTTTCCCGATTGA
- the rpoH gene encoding RNA polymerase sigma factor RpoH, whose protein sequence is MTHTQSAALALRPAQVDGAFPLALPSLGNLDAYISAVNRLPMLSAEEEARLARTWREQGDKDAAGKLVLSHLRLVVSTARQYLGYGLPHADLIQEGNIGLMKAVKRFDPEHGVRLVSYALHWIKAEIHEYILRNWRLVKVATTKAQRKLFFNLRSMKTANAGMNEAQIDEMAQALSVKREDVIEMESRMGGADIALDPTVEDGEESYAPIAYLADTTREPVAVLEARSHDRLQIEGLESALEQLDARSRAIVEQRWLQVADDGSGGKTLHELAAEYGVSAERIRQIEVAAMKKMRKSLAAFA, encoded by the coding sequence ATGACCCATACCCAGTCAGCCGCACTTGCCCTGCGCCCGGCCCAGGTCGATGGCGCGTTTCCGCTCGCCTTGCCCAGTCTGGGCAATCTGGACGCCTACATCAGCGCCGTCAACCGTCTGCCCATGCTCAGCGCGGAAGAAGAGGCGCGTCTGGCGCGGACCTGGCGCGAGCAGGGCGACAAGGACGCTGCGGGCAAGCTGGTGCTGTCGCACCTGCGGCTGGTGGTGTCCACGGCGCGGCAATATCTGGGCTACGGCCTGCCGCATGCCGACCTCATTCAAGAGGGCAATATCGGCCTGATGAAGGCGGTCAAGCGTTTCGATCCTGAACACGGGGTGCGGCTGGTGAGCTACGCCCTGCACTGGATCAAGGCCGAGATTCACGAGTACATCCTGCGCAACTGGCGGCTGGTGAAGGTGGCCACGACCAAGGCGCAGCGCAAGCTGTTCTTCAACCTGCGCTCGATGAAGACGGCCAACGCCGGCATGAACGAGGCGCAGATCGACGAGATGGCGCAGGCGCTGTCGGTCAAGCGCGAAGACGTGATCGAGATGGAAAGCCGCATGGGCGGCGCCGACATCGCGCTCGATCCCACGGTGGAAGACGGCGAAGAGAGCTACGCGCCCATTGCCTACCTGGCCGATACCACCCGGGAGCCGGTGGCCGTGCTCGAGGCGCGCAGCCACGACCGGCTGCAGATCGAAGGGCTCGAAAGCGCACTCGAGCAGCTCGATGCGCGCAGCCGCGCCATCGTCGAGCAGCGCTGGCTGCAAGTGGCCGACGACGGCAGCGGCGGCAAGACGCTGCACGAACTGGCCGCCGAATATGGGGTGTCGGCCGAGCGGATCCGCCAGATCGAAGTGGCGGCCATGAAGAAGATGCGCAAATCGCTGGCGGCGTTTGCCTGA
- a CDS encoding YbeD family protein, which translates to MNPISMPPGDESLIVYPSDFPIKIMGANVDGFADAMAAVVLQHAPDFDPATMELRPSSGRNYLSCTCTIRATSRAQLDDLYRALTSHPMVKVVL; encoded by the coding sequence ATGAATCCGATCTCCATGCCGCCCGGCGATGAAAGCCTGATCGTCTATCCAAGCGACTTCCCCATCAAGATCATGGGCGCCAATGTCGACGGTTTCGCCGACGCGATGGCCGCCGTGGTGCTGCAACACGCGCCCGACTTCGACCCAGCCACCATGGAACTGCGCCCCTCCAGCGGTCGCAACTACCTGAGCTGTACCTGCACCATCCGCGCCACCAGCCGCGCCCAGCTCGACGACCTCTACCGCGCGCTCACCAGCCATCCGATGGTGAAAGTGGTGCTCTGA
- a CDS encoding MarR family winged helix-turn-helix transcriptional regulator, with product MTATPSMPTPLEAHLGFWLRFVSNHVSLRFQQLLEAEGLKVTEWVALRTLWDETQTRHAALIQALGMTKGAASKVISRLEAKGLVERPWASGRVREQLLSLTAKGRALVPHLADLADANDRHFFAHLLPEERQALMDAMQALVRHHQLKAVPTN from the coding sequence ATGACCGCCACCCCTTCCATGCCCACGCCGCTCGAAGCCCATCTGGGCTTCTGGCTTCGCTTCGTATCCAATCATGTCTCCCTGCGGTTTCAACAGCTTTTGGAGGCCGAAGGCCTCAAGGTCACCGAATGGGTGGCCCTGCGCACCCTTTGGGATGAGACACAGACCCGCCACGCCGCCTTGATCCAGGCACTCGGCATGACCAAAGGCGCCGCCTCCAAAGTCATCAGCCGTCTCGAAGCCAAGGGCCTGGTTGAGAGGCCATGGGCCAGCGGGCGCGTTCGCGAGCAATTGCTGAGCCTCACCGCCAAGGGCCGGGCTCTAGTGCCCCACCTGGCCGACCTGGCCGATGCCAACGACCGACATTTCTTCGCCCACCTCCTGCCAGAAGAACGTCAGGCCCTGATGGATGCCATGCAGGCCCTGGTCAGACACCACCAGCTCAAGGCAGTGCCGACGAACTGA
- a CDS encoding BatD family protein — MTRWVRAAVGLALSAFAAWAAAQGTLQCRVDSATPVLGRPLTWTLTARDTAQPLPDFSAASLRPEWLLTEQQGASGSDAAGHREQSAALTLIALRSGRLTLPEVRAGSARCPAQSLDVAPAAAGEAPLQWRTQMRPVHPYALQPLRVELWVIGAGNLAWTTPPARSAQARLVPLDESTRTEVIDGTAQLVQVFAWQVLPLQAGAVTVDFGLVRARAFGQLRVYAPPPLQFDAWALPLWWPADGLIGAPHVQVLQASTALRLGQTGVWRLRLSSPGLDRAQALRLVNAWTAALPPAFGMAGAQVRRANDTPASDGDGWDIDLYLRPQSAGRLQAPALRLDYFDPRTELPATARWQPPAMQVDDLRMRHLALGLLGAAGVLGLLFGLRAAVCQACRRRARRAAWRAVARADTPTALLRAWLKVPTRAAAPAAATLQDWLQAADVPETHALRRHAERLQHMLYLAPPGNVSHSDLAALAAAVHEALRQRR, encoded by the coding sequence ATGACGCGGTGGGTGCGCGCCGCCGTCGGGCTTGCGCTGTCGGCCTTCGCCGCATGGGCGGCGGCGCAGGGCACGCTGCAATGCCGGGTGGACAGCGCCACGCCCGTGCTCGGACGCCCGCTGACCTGGACGCTTACCGCGCGCGACACGGCGCAGCCCCTGCCCGATTTCAGCGCCGCCAGTCTGCGCCCGGAATGGCTGCTCACCGAGCAGCAGGGCGCCAGCGGCAGCGACGCCGCGGGGCATCGCGAGCAGAGCGCCGCGTTGACCCTCATTGCCTTGCGCAGCGGGCGCTTGACCCTGCCCGAGGTGCGGGCCGGCAGCGCCCGCTGCCCGGCGCAGAGCCTGGACGTGGCGCCCGCCGCGGCGGGCGAGGCGCCGCTGCAATGGCGCACCCAGATGCGACCGGTCCATCCCTACGCGCTGCAACCGCTGCGGGTCGAGCTTTGGGTCATCGGCGCGGGCAATCTGGCGTGGACCACGCCGCCTGCGCGCAGCGCCCAGGCGCGGCTGGTGCCGCTGGACGAGAGCACGCGCACCGAAGTCATCGACGGCACCGCCCAGCTCGTGCAGGTCTTCGCCTGGCAGGTGCTGCCCCTGCAGGCCGGGGCGGTGACGGTGGATTTCGGTCTGGTGCGCGCACGCGCCTTCGGCCAACTGCGGGTGTACGCCCCGCCGCCGCTGCAGTTCGACGCGTGGGCGCTGCCGCTATGGTGGCCGGCCGATGGCCTGATCGGGGCGCCGCATGTGCAGGTTCTGCAAGCCTCGACGGCGCTGCGTCTGGGCCAGACCGGCGTGTGGCGGCTGCGGCTGTCGTCGCCCGGTCTCGACCGCGCCCAGGCCTTGCGCCTGGTGAACGCCTGGACCGCCGCGCTGCCGCCCGCCTTCGGCATGGCAGGTGCGCAAGTGCGCCGCGCCAACGACACCCCCGCCAGCGACGGCGATGGCTGGGACATCGACCTCTATCTGCGGCCGCAGTCGGCCGGGCGGCTGCAGGCCCCGGCGCTGCGTCTGGACTATTTCGACCCGCGCACCGAGTTGCCCGCCACCGCCCGCTGGCAGCCCCCCGCGATGCAGGTGGACGATCTGCGCATGCGTCATCTGGCCCTCGGCCTGCTCGGTGCGGCTGGCGTGCTCGGTCTGCTCTTCGGATTGCGCGCAGCCGTTTGCCAGGCGTGTCGTCGCCGGGCGCGCCGTGCCGCCTGGCGCGCCGTGGCGCGGGCCGACACGCCCACGGCCCTGCTGCGCGCCTGGCTCAAGGTGCCGACCCGCGCTGCGGCGCCCGCCGCGGCCACCCTGCAGGACTGGCTGCAAGCCGCCGACGTGCCCGAAACGCACGCCCTGCGCCGCCATGCCGAACGTCTGCAGCACATGCTCTACCTCGCTCCGCCTGGGAATGTCTCCCACTCCGACCTTGCCGCACTGGCCGCAGCCGTGCATGAGGCGCTGCGCCAACGCCGCTGA
- a CDS encoding VWA domain-containing protein: MTLWDALWTQPWFWSRPWALLLLLVPLGLAVGRLGRARAARNAALGYADAELLPFATVRTPSRTVWVGLARDTLLWALLALAAAGPRQPQAEATTGSGGLHRIAVMVLMDASAAPNDAPLSALEQQRLLLAALWPELRGERLGLMAYGAARPGAAMGVAQLLPPTNDAALFAQAADQARPQMLAVDGAGASLSGLLDLARQRLRQQGEGEPGALLLMAGPGMALPPDIDVAVLGRMLRAAHLPLYGLALPGLSPETTRTLRALAQASGGDWDAVQPGQTGAGAWRRLYAQGLARLPVSQSAAPIVTGWRELYGLFLLPALIVLLVSVWPRSRGTSGLLFAALCVGSVLSQAPPARAAEAMSPQSIGQQEALAWSAWQRGRYAEAQQRYAALPGYAARMGEGAAAYRQRQYQLAARAFHRALLRADTPSQRFAAFYDLGNATLHLPGKSREAVQAFEAALRLRPDDARALRNARLAQRAYDIAHPPSYLVGIAKRAPALHHSRFGQQTSDTPSQLRHRPPAQASAPLQQGEALPAQGRLSATATAGAAVAKAAWQPPELDWAGADKRVQLLDDARAELLAQRAALDTRAAAGDAP; this comes from the coding sequence GTGACCCTCTGGGATGCCCTGTGGACCCAGCCGTGGTTCTGGTCGCGGCCCTGGGCGCTGCTGCTTCTGCTGGTGCCACTGGGGCTGGCCGTTGGGCGGCTTGGCCGTGCGCGGGCCGCGCGTAACGCCGCGCTGGGCTACGCCGATGCCGAGCTGCTGCCGTTCGCCACCGTGCGGACGCCCTCCCGCACGGTCTGGGTCGGTCTTGCGCGCGACACCTTGCTGTGGGCGCTGCTGGCGCTGGCCGCCGCGGGTCCGCGCCAGCCGCAGGCCGAGGCGACGACCGGGTCTGGCGGGCTGCACCGCATCGCCGTGATGGTGTTGATGGATGCCAGCGCCGCACCCAACGACGCGCCGCTTTCGGCGCTGGAGCAGCAACGGCTGCTGCTGGCCGCGCTCTGGCCCGAGCTGCGCGGCGAGCGTCTGGGGCTCATGGCCTATGGGGCAGCCCGCCCCGGCGCCGCGATGGGGGTGGCGCAGTTGCTACCCCCGACGAACGATGCGGCGCTGTTCGCGCAGGCGGCCGACCAGGCCCGGCCGCAGATGCTGGCGGTGGACGGCGCGGGCGCCTCGCTGTCCGGTCTGCTCGACCTCGCGCGTCAGCGCCTGCGGCAGCAGGGCGAGGGCGAGCCCGGCGCCTTGCTGCTCATGGCGGGCCCGGGCATGGCACTGCCGCCGGACATCGATGTGGCCGTGCTCGGCCGCATGCTGCGCGCCGCGCATCTGCCGCTTTACGGTCTGGCACTGCCTGGCCTGTCCCCTGAGACGACCCGCACGCTGCGCGCCTTGGCCCAGGCCAGCGGCGGCGACTGGGACGCGGTGCAGCCCGGCCAGACCGGCGCGGGCGCCTGGCGCCGCCTGTATGCGCAGGGCCTCGCCCGTCTGCCGGTGAGCCAGAGTGCCGCGCCGATCGTCACCGGCTGGCGCGAGCTCTATGGCCTGTTCCTGTTGCCCGCCCTGATCGTGTTGCTGGTGTCGGTCTGGCCGCGCAGCCGGGGGACGTCCGGGCTGCTGTTCGCGGCGCTGTGCGTCGGCTCGGTGCTGTCGCAGGCGCCCCCTGCTCGCGCCGCCGAGGCGATGTCGCCGCAAAGCATCGGGCAACAAGAAGCGTTGGCCTGGTCGGCCTGGCAGCGCGGGCGCTACGCCGAGGCCCAGCAACGCTACGCCGCCCTGCCGGGCTATGCCGCACGCATGGGCGAGGGCGCGGCCGCCTATCGGCAAAGGCAGTATCAGCTCGCGGCCCGGGCCTTCCATCGCGCCTTGCTGCGGGCCGACACGCCGTCGCAGCGTTTCGCGGCCTTCTACGACCTGGGCAATGCCACGCTGCATCTGCCCGGAAAATCGCGCGAAGCGGTCCAGGCCTTCGAGGCGGCGCTGCGTCTGCGCCCGGATGACGCCCGGGCGCTGCGCAACGCCCGACTCGCCCAGCGCGCCTACGACATCGCCCACCCGCCGAGCTATCTCGTGGGCATCGCCAAGCGCGCACCGGCCCTCCACCATTCCCGCTTCGGGCAGCAGACGTCCGACACGCCGTCCCAGCTTCGGCATCGCCCGCCCGCGCAGGCTTCGGCACCGTTGCAGCAGGGCGAGGCCCTGCCGGCCCAGGGTCGCCTGAGCGCCACGGCCACGGCCGGCGCCGCGGTCGCAAAAGCGGCCTGGCAGCCACCCGAGCTCGACTGGGCGGGTGCCGACAAGCGGGTGCAACTGCTCGACGACGCCCGCGCCGAACTGCTGGCGCAGCGCGCCGCCCTCGATACCCGCGCGGCCGCAGGAGATGCGCCATGA
- a CDS encoding multicopper oxidase family protein, which translates to MKRATQSPDTSVSAAPIKTTRRAFLGAGLAGVSAAMAATAGAQTMPGMDMGSMHDMHPAPAAPKPASATRPGAFKRPLAIPPELRGELQADGVRAYALRMQAGQSQLVASVNTPTWGYNGGFLGPALRIPRGRPVALTVANGLDQTSTTHWHGAHVPGAMDGGPHAPTAPGASQRSAFTLDQPAATLWYHPHPDMRTGAHVWAGMAGLLLVDDGLDARLGLPHVWGVDDIPLILQDRRLDAQGRLVYMTEGMSDMMGMKGDRFLVNGREQPFAALPAQRVRLRLLNASNARVYNMERSDQRPFHMIASDAGLLPRPVEMRALLLAPAERAEIVLDLRGMQGKTLVLRSNSAPVVPDLGSSMGDSDAFDHSGFDLLQIRVTAPNARPGRLPAQLAAVDTLKPTRPQPRPFSLQGMSGSMNGMGGMGGMGGAAALAGPGGMSLGTGGERMFSINHQYMDMAVINQQIRRGDTEIWEVSNDAEMAHPFHVHGTSFQILARNGAPPPEHERGWKDVVLLRRNETVRLIMHFGQPAGVHHPYMYHCHILEHEDNGMMGQFTVV; encoded by the coding sequence ATGAAACGCGCCACCCAAAGCCCTGACACCTCCGTTTCAGCCGCGCCGATCAAGACCACGCGCCGCGCCTTCCTGGGCGCAGGGCTGGCCGGTGTCTCGGCCGCGATGGCGGCCACCGCAGGCGCCCAGACCATGCCCGGCATGGACATGGGATCGATGCACGACATGCACCCTGCGCCAGCCGCACCGAAGCCAGCGTCGGCCACCCGGCCAGGCGCGTTCAAGCGGCCCCTGGCCATTCCGCCGGAGCTGCGTGGCGAGTTGCAGGCCGATGGGGTGAGGGCCTACGCGCTGCGCATGCAGGCCGGGCAGAGCCAGCTGGTCGCCTCGGTGAACACGCCGACCTGGGGTTACAACGGCGGCTTTCTCGGACCTGCCCTGCGGATTCCGCGCGGACGGCCTGTGGCGCTCACCGTGGCCAACGGGCTGGATCAGACCAGCACCACCCACTGGCACGGCGCGCATGTGCCGGGCGCGATGGACGGCGGCCCCCACGCCCCCACCGCCCCGGGCGCCAGCCAGCGTTCGGCGTTCACGCTGGACCAGCCCGCGGCCACGCTCTGGTATCACCCGCATCCCGACATGCGCACGGGCGCCCATGTCTGGGCGGGCATGGCCGGACTGCTGCTGGTGGACGACGGGCTCGACGCCCGGCTGGGTCTGCCGCATGTCTGGGGCGTTGACGACATTCCCCTCATCCTGCAGGACCGTCGCCTCGACGCCCAGGGACGGCTGGTCTACATGACCGAGGGCATGAGCGACATGATGGGCATGAAGGGCGACCGCTTTCTGGTCAACGGCCGGGAGCAGCCCTTCGCCGCCCTGCCCGCGCAGCGCGTGCGGCTGCGGCTGCTCAATGCCTCGAACGCCCGCGTCTACAACATGGAGCGGTCCGACCAGCGCCCGTTCCACATGATTGCCAGCGACGCCGGGCTGCTGCCCCGGCCCGTGGAGATGCGCGCGCTGCTGCTGGCGCCGGCCGAGCGCGCCGAGATCGTGCTCGACCTGCGCGGCATGCAGGGCAAGACGCTGGTGCTGCGCAGCAACTCCGCGCCGGTCGTGCCCGATCTGGGCAGCTCCATGGGGGATTCGGACGCGTTCGACCACAGCGGCTTCGACCTGCTGCAGATCCGCGTGACCGCGCCCAACGCGCGCCCGGGCCGTCTGCCCGCGCAGCTCGCCGCGGTGGACACCCTGAAGCCGACCCGCCCGCAGCCGCGCCCGTTCAGTCTTCAGGGCATGTCGGGCTCGATGAACGGCATGGGTGGCATGGGTGGCATGGGTGGCGCCGCCGCGCTGGCCGGCCCTGGCGGCATGAGCCTGGGAACCGGCGGCGAGCGCATGTTTTCCATCAACCATCAATACATGGACATGGCGGTGATCAATCAGCAGATCCGCCGTGGCGACACCGAGATCTGGGAGGTCAGCAACGACGCCGAGATGGCGCATCCCTTCCATGTGCACGGCACCTCGTTCCAGATCCTCGCGCGCAACGGGGCGCCCCCGCCCGAACATGAACGCGGCTGGAAAGACGTGGTGCTGCTGCGCCGAAACGAGACGGTGCGCCTGATCATGCACTTCGGCCAACCGGCAGGCGTCCATCATCCCTACATGTATCACTGCCACATCCTCGAACACGAGGACAACGGCATGATGGGCCAGTTCACGGTGGTGTGA
- a CDS encoding SlyX family protein has translation MSPAPIDPELDARLIRLEEKFGFAEDLLDTLNALVARQQEQIAHLMREVVQLQRQRAEEPSAHPPSLWDELPPHY, from the coding sequence ATGAGCCCTGCCCCGATTGATCCCGAACTGGATGCCCGCCTGATTCGCCTGGAGGAAAAGTTCGGCTTTGCGGAAGACCTGCTCGACACCCTCAACGCCCTGGTGGCCAGGCAGCAGGAGCAGATTGCGCACTTGATGCGCGAGGTGGTGCAGTTGCAGCGGCAACGCGCGGAGGAGCCATCGGCCCATCCGCCCAGTCTTTGGGACGAGTTGCCGCCGCATTACTGA
- a CDS encoding transglutaminaseTgpA domain-containing protein, producing MSPDAAQPSRLARWTQRTQALPRDARDTLFLLAVSLLLMLPLFIHLPGWTSALVLGLLAWRAALAWRGAPLPRRALIVLILLLAVALTLWEFHTLLGRDAGVALLCVLLGLKTLEMRSRRDAHVLFFLGFFTIAANFLFSQSLGTALVMVLATWGMLAALVNANLPAGRPPLRQILMSALRMMALGAPAMVVLFMVFPRLSAPLWALPQSGAQAITGLSASLSPGQIAELARDDSVAFRVVFDGPRPPDRELYWRGPVLSTFDNGVWLPSPGQRARAALAPPADLQFTGRPVRYTVTLQPTQQPFVFALDAPVAAPRIEGQQVQWLPDLQLITGRPLDHLARYTVESSPQFRYGPTRLTPALRADEALPADFDPRSVALGEQLAAQARAAGRGGGFVAQALLSRFRNQPFRYTLNPGTYGLRDGVDEFLFDRRAGFCEHYAQAFVVVMRAAGIPARIVTGYQGGRFNPVDDTWVVRQSDAHAWAEYWLPERGWVRADPTAAVDPARIDRSGATLASREPLLGMAALGPRDAALLLQLRNRWDALNNAWNQWVLHYGSNRQQDLLRKLGLQQPDMATLAALAIAALLVATAAGGAILALERRRQDPWSQTYALLRAKLQQSGIDSEASTPPRTLAARLRRVQTSGDTVSLQALQSAITLLLQLELWRYAPPRDAGERKTQWATLRHAVRRWRA from the coding sequence ATGAGCCCCGACGCTGCGCAGCCCTCCCGGCTCGCCCGCTGGACCCAGCGTACGCAAGCGCTGCCCCGCGACGCGCGCGACACGCTGTTCCTGCTCGCCGTGTCGCTGCTGCTGATGCTGCCTCTGTTCATCCACCTGCCGGGGTGGACGAGCGCGCTGGTGCTCGGTCTTCTGGCCTGGCGCGCCGCGTTGGCCTGGCGCGGCGCGCCACTGCCCCGACGCGCGCTGATCGTGCTCATTCTGCTGTTGGCCGTCGCCCTCACGCTCTGGGAGTTTCACACGCTGCTCGGCCGCGATGCCGGCGTTGCCCTGCTGTGCGTGCTGCTCGGGTTGAAGACGCTGGAGATGCGCTCGCGGCGCGATGCCCATGTGTTGTTCTTCCTTGGCTTTTTCACCATCGCGGCCAATTTCCTGTTCTCGCAATCGCTGGGCACGGCCCTGGTCATGGTGCTGGCCACCTGGGGCATGCTGGCGGCACTGGTCAACGCCAACCTGCCCGCCGGACGGCCGCCGCTGCGCCAGATCCTGATGAGCGCGCTGCGCATGATGGCGCTGGGCGCGCCCGCGATGGTCGTGCTGTTCATGGTGTTTCCGCGCCTGAGCGCGCCGCTGTGGGCCTTGCCGCAAAGCGGCGCCCAGGCCATCACCGGGCTGTCGGCCAGCCTGTCGCCAGGCCAGATCGCCGAGCTGGCGCGCGACGACTCGGTCGCCTTCCGCGTGGTGTTCGACGGCCCCCGCCCGCCCGACCGCGAGCTGTACTGGCGCGGGCCGGTGCTGAGCACATTCGACAACGGCGTGTGGCTGCCCAGCCCTGGGCAGCGCGCCCGCGCCGCGCTCGCGCCGCCTGCCGATCTGCAATTCACCGGACGGCCTGTGCGCTACACCGTCACCCTGCAGCCCACGCAGCAGCCCTTCGTCTTCGCTCTGGACGCCCCCGTCGCCGCGCCCCGCATCGAAGGGCAGCAGGTGCAATGGCTGCCCGATCTGCAACTCATCACCGGGCGGCCGCTCGACCATCTTGCACGCTATACCGTCGAATCGTCGCCGCAGTTCCGCTACGGGCCGACCCGGCTCACCCCCGCCCTGCGCGCCGACGAAGCCTTGCCCGCGGACTTCGATCCGCGCAGCGTGGCCCTGGGCGAGCAACTGGCCGCGCAGGCCAGGGCGGCCGGGCGCGGCGGCGGTTTCGTCGCCCAGGCGCTGCTGAGCCGGTTTCGCAACCAGCCCTTCCGCTACACCCTCAACCCTGGCACCTACGGCCTGCGCGACGGCGTGGACGAATTTCTCTTCGACCGCCGCGCCGGCTTTTGCGAGCACTATGCGCAGGCCTTCGTGGTGGTGATGCGCGCCGCCGGCATTCCCGCACGCATCGTCACCGGCTACCAGGGCGGGCGCTTCAACCCGGTGGACGACACCTGGGTGGTGCGCCAGAGCGACGCCCACGCCTGGGCCGAATACTGGCTGCCCGAACGCGGCTGGGTGCGCGCCGACCCCACCGCCGCGGTCGACCCCGCGCGCATCGACCGCAGCGGCGCCACCCTCGCCTCGCGCGAGCCGCTGCTGGGCATGGCCGCGCTGGGTCCGCGCGATGCCGCACTTCTGCTGCAACTGCGCAACCGCTGGGACGCCCTCAACAATGCCTGGAACCAGTGGGTACTCCACTACGGCAGCAACCGTCAGCAGGATCTGCTGCGCAAGCTCGGCCTGCAGCAGCCCGACATGGCCACTCTGGCCGCGCTGGCCATTGCCGCCTTGCTCGTGGCCACGGCCGCGGGCGGGGCGATTCTGGCGCTTGAACGCCGCAGGCAGGACCCGTGGAGCCAGACCTACGCTCTGCTGCGCGCCAAGCTGCAGCAATCCGGCATCGACAGCGAAGCCTCCACGCCGCCCCGCACCCTGGCCGCGCGGCTCAGGCGCGTGCAGACCAGTGGCGACACCGTGTCGCTGCAGGCCCTGCAATCGGCCATCACCCTGCTGCTCCAGCTCGAACTCTGGCGCTACGCCCCGCCCCGCGATGCCGGAGAGCGCAAAACGCAATGGGCCACGCTGCGGCACGCCGTGCGCCGCTGGCGGGCCTGA
- a CDS encoding GNAT family N-acetyltransferase: MPDIFLDALDPNTGLSQLRAQLAAATPCQVTRVIDSEGDVVAFSLLGLPRYEAPSETVELWAVNVMPAYWRRGYGAALVEVAFQDARAKRGRCLELWCIEGNNRARSLYKRFGFAETGTSRINTKLTGHPLHEIQLRVAL; this comes from the coding sequence ATGCCAGACATCTTTCTTGACGCGCTTGACCCCAATACCGGGCTTTCACAACTTCGGGCACAGTTGGCTGCTGCTACGCCGTGTCAAGTGACGAGAGTTATCGATTCTGAGGGCGATGTTGTGGCTTTCTCGCTTCTTGGATTGCCGCGATACGAGGCCCCTAGCGAAACGGTCGAGCTTTGGGCCGTCAATGTCATGCCAGCCTATTGGCGCCGTGGGTATGGCGCAGCACTTGTCGAGGTCGCCTTCCAGGATGCAAGAGCAAAACGCGGCAGGTGCCTTGAACTCTGGTGTATCGAGGGGAATAACCGTGCGCGCAGCCTCTACAAGCGTTTTGGCTTTGCTGAAACGGGTACGTCCCGCATCAACACGAAGCTAACTGGTCATCCCCTGCACGAAATTCAATTACGCGTCGCGCTCTGA